A single window of Leptospira koniambonensis DNA harbors:
- a CDS encoding methyl-accepting chemotaxis protein produces the protein MPKDPEDLQKFLKDLDSLEESILAAKGILGIQAKDTRENFLNQISENSVPKLEKLKSDWDKSKSSYSVPVQKEGPAYYHFLFAIFGTLLLPALVIYLKPFSSGSITTSTGNFDSEEFIRIKTALDNVTTNIMMADQNLKVTYMNKSIRKMFGNAEEDIKKQLSQFRVESLMGSIIDSYHKNPAHQRGILKELNQTFRSNIEIGGRSFDLIANPILTESGDRLGAVVEWADVTEQKKMLEVRRQENEELTRIKVALDNTSTNIMIADTHLNIKYMNKAIVKMFEIGESDIRKQLTNFHLNKLLGSNIDSYHKNPAHQRGILGSFTDTFKSSIEIGGRTFDLIANPILTDNGDRLGAVVEWSDVTEQKKVAAARKLENDELTRIKVALDNASTNVMIADNDFNIKYMNKAVYKMFQNSEGDIRKQLASFNLQSLLGTNIDTFHKNPAHQRNLVGNLSTTYESTIVIGGRTFTLIANPILSTEGQRLGAVVEWSDITGELAVQKEIEEIVGAAAKGDFRTRVRLEGKDGFFRSLGEGINSFLQVSETGLTEVVDALERLANGDLTSKIENEYFGTFGKLKEYGNTTVDKLNEIMGDIVMKAGSLVGSAGEVSSTANSLSQGASEQAASVEQTTSSLEEMTASIDQNASNSKQTEQIASQSSKDAEDGGKSVTETVTAMKQIAEKISIIEDIAYQTNLLALNAAIEAARAGEHGRGFAVVASEVRKLAERSQKSANEISSLAVSSVAIAEKAGKLISEIVPNIRKTADLVQEITASSEEQASGVIEINKAMGQLDQVSQQNASASEELAAIAEEMNSQAESLRESVLFFRLSKESQGRESSGNGSKSLAAVRTVSVPDKPKFEKY, from the coding sequence ATGCCAAAGGATCCCGAAGACCTACAAAAATTCCTCAAGGATTTGGATTCTCTCGAAGAAAGTATCCTTGCTGCCAAAGGGATTTTGGGGATCCAAGCAAAGGACACTCGAGAAAATTTCCTAAATCAAATTTCAGAAAATTCAGTACCTAAATTAGAAAAGTTAAAATCCGATTGGGATAAATCCAAATCTTCATATTCTGTTCCTGTCCAGAAAGAAGGCCCGGCATATTATCATTTCCTGTTCGCAATTTTCGGGACCCTTCTCTTGCCAGCTTTGGTGATTTATCTAAAACCTTTCTCTTCAGGAAGTATTACTACGAGCACAGGTAATTTTGATTCGGAAGAATTCATTCGGATCAAAACTGCTTTAGACAATGTAACTACAAATATCATGATGGCGGACCAGAACTTGAAGGTCACTTACATGAACAAGTCTATCCGAAAGATGTTTGGAAATGCAGAAGAAGATATTAAAAAGCAGCTTAGCCAATTCAGAGTGGAATCTTTGATGGGTTCGATTATTGATAGTTATCATAAAAACCCTGCACATCAAAGAGGTATCTTAAAGGAACTGAACCAAACATTCCGTTCCAATATTGAGATTGGCGGCAGAAGTTTTGATCTAATTGCAAATCCAATTCTTACAGAATCAGGAGACAGACTAGGGGCTGTGGTAGAATGGGCAGATGTTACTGAACAGAAGAAAATGTTGGAGGTCCGACGACAAGAGAACGAAGAACTAACTCGTATCAAAGTTGCTTTAGACAATACTAGCACCAACATCATGATCGCTGATACTCATTTGAATATCAAATATATGAACAAAGCGATAGTAAAGATGTTCGAGATAGGTGAATCAGATATTAGAAAACAACTTACCAATTTCCATTTAAACAAATTATTAGGTTCTAATATAGACTCTTATCATAAAAACCCTGCTCACCAAAGAGGAATACTCGGGTCCTTTACAGATACTTTCAAATCTAGTATTGAGATCGGAGGAAGAACATTCGATCTGATCGCAAACCCAATTCTCACAGATAATGGAGACAGATTAGGAGCGGTTGTAGAATGGTCCGATGTAACTGAGCAGAAAAAAGTCGCAGCGGCTCGTAAATTGGAAAATGACGAGTTAACTCGCATTAAAGTAGCATTGGACAATGCTTCTACAAACGTGATGATCGCTGATAATGATTTTAATATCAAGTATATGAATAAGGCAGTATACAAGATGTTCCAAAACAGTGAAGGAGATATCAGAAAACAGTTAGCTTCTTTCAATTTGCAAAGTTTACTTGGAACAAATATTGATACTTTCCACAAGAACCCTGCTCACCAGAGAAATCTTGTGGGTAATTTGAGTACGACATATGAATCTACCATTGTAATTGGAGGAAGAACATTTACACTGATTGCAAATCCAATCTTAAGCACTGAAGGCCAAAGATTAGGGGCAGTAGTAGAATGGTCCGATATCACAGGAGAACTTGCTGTCCAAAAAGAGATCGAAGAGATAGTAGGCGCTGCAGCAAAAGGAGATTTTAGAACTAGAGTCCGATTAGAAGGAAAAGATGGTTTCTTTAGAAGTTTAGGAGAAGGTATCAATTCATTCTTACAAGTAAGTGAAACCGGACTGACCGAAGTAGTAGATGCTCTGGAAAGATTAGCAAATGGAGATCTAACTTCTAAAATCGAGAACGAATACTTCGGAACATTCGGTAAATTGAAGGAGTATGGAAATACTACAGTAGATAAATTGAACGAGATCATGGGTGATATCGTGATGAAAGCAGGAAGCCTTGTTGGTTCTGCTGGGGAAGTTTCTTCTACAGCGAATTCACTTAGCCAAGGTGCATCTGAACAAGCTGCTTCTGTAGAACAGACTACTTCTTCCTTGGAAGAAATGACTGCTTCTATTGACCAAAATGCGAGCAATTCAAAACAAACTGAACAAATCGCAAGCCAATCTTCTAAAGACGCAGAAGATGGAGGTAAGTCTGTAACTGAAACTGTAACTGCGATGAAACAGATAGCCGAAAAAATCTCGATCATTGAGGATATTGCTTACCAAACAAATTTACTCGCTCTAAACGCGGCCATTGAAGCAGCAAGAGCAGGAGAACATGGAAGAGGATTCGCAGTAGTAGCTTCTGAAGTCAGAAAATTAGCAGAAAGAAGCCAGAAGTCTGCTAATGAGATCTCAAGTCTTGCTGTGTCGTCCGTAGCAATTGCTGAAAAAGCAGGAAAACTAATCAGTGAGATTGTTCCGAATATTAGAAAAACTGCAGATTTGGTACAAGAGATCACAGCTTCTAGTGAGGAACAGGCTTCCGGTGTAATAGAGATCAATAAGGCAATGGGACAACTGGATCAGGTTTCCCAGCAAAATGCTTCCGCTTCTGAAGAGTTAGCAGCGATCGCAGAAGAGATGAATAGCCAAGCGGAATCTTTGAGAGAATCCGTATTATTCTTTAGATTAAGTAAAGAATCTCAGGGAAGAGAAAGTTCAGGCAATGGGTCCAAAAGTTTAGCTGCTGTGAGAACTGTAAGCGTTCCTGATAAACCTAAGTTTGAAAAATACTGA
- a CDS encoding chemotaxis protein CheW: MSTFEDNQYLTFKIGEETFGIGLLNVKEILEYTHVTTVPMMPSFIPGVINLRGNVVPVLDVCDKFFRKKHSPDKRTCIVIVEVPESVNGARMDIGLIVEAVYEVLSIPSSEIEPPPTFGSRIRVDFLAGMARQASGFILLLNLLRLLTVEELTALEETKEEAASVVSAS; the protein is encoded by the coding sequence GTGAGCACTTTCGAAGACAACCAGTATTTGACCTTCAAGATCGGAGAGGAAACTTTCGGAATTGGGCTTTTGAATGTAAAAGAGATCTTAGAATACACTCATGTGACCACTGTTCCAATGATGCCCTCGTTTATTCCGGGGGTAATCAATCTAAGAGGAAATGTAGTCCCAGTTTTGGATGTATGTGATAAGTTTTTCAGAAAAAAACATTCTCCTGATAAAAGAACATGTATCGTGATCGTGGAAGTTCCTGAATCAGTAAACGGAGCAAGGATGGATATAGGTCTGATCGTAGAAGCTGTATACGAAGTTTTGAGTATACCTTCTTCCGAAATTGAACCCCCTCCTACATTCGGTTCCAGGATACGCGTGGATTTTTTAGCGGGTATGGCGAGACAAGCAAGTGGATTCATTCTATTACTCAACCTTCTTCGCTTATTAACTGTAGAAGAATTGACTGCACTCGAGGAAACCAAAGAAGAAGCGGCGAGCGTAGTCTCCGCGAGTTGA
- a CDS encoding chemotaxis protein CheD, whose amino-acid sequence MKMEPEIVKDIFLQPGGFYWGENGTRIRTLLGSCVALCFWHPYSKVGGMAHIMLPKRPSHVPEPHPKYADDALESFLKQFQKLGERPGRFVCKIFGGASMFSPEEDKMEEVKKIVEIGEKNVESVLDLVRKANIDLTASNTGGKSHRKIYFSLWDGEVYMENPQN is encoded by the coding sequence TTGAAAATGGAACCCGAGATTGTTAAAGATATTTTTCTCCAGCCAGGAGGTTTTTATTGGGGAGAAAATGGAACAAGGATCAGAACACTCTTGGGCTCCTGTGTTGCATTATGTTTTTGGCATCCTTATTCTAAGGTGGGAGGAATGGCTCATATCATGCTCCCTAAAAGACCTTCACATGTTCCGGAACCTCATCCAAAATACGCAGATGATGCTTTGGAAAGTTTCTTAAAACAATTTCAGAAACTGGGAGAAAGACCGGGCAGATTTGTATGCAAAATTTTCGGAGGAGCTTCTATGTTTTCTCCTGAAGAAGACAAAATGGAAGAAGTAAAAAAGATCGTAGAAATAGGTGAAAAAAATGTGGAGTCAGTTCTGGACTTGGTTCGTAAAGCAAATATAGATCTAACTGCTTCCAATACAGGCGGAAAATCTCACCGAAAAATATATTTCTCTCTTTGGGACGGAGAAGTCTATATGGAAAATCCTCAAAATTAA
- a CDS encoding protein-glutamate methylesterase/protein-glutamine glutaminase, which produces MIYVYIIDDSAVVRSVLKQVLEMNSDIKVIGSSPDPVFALEKLGKSERWPDVIVLDIEMPRMDGISFLKKIMHTHPTPVLICSSLAEESSETAWVALKEGAVGIVTKPKIGLKDFLEDSAIYLGECIRSASISKLKHQISAPSPKTNGLDFTKIATTDRIIAIGTSTGGTIALEDILTSLPANSPGIVIVQHMPEKFTEAFANRLDKICKITVREAKDGDRIQEGIALIAPGNKHMEVVGSGAQFIVRITDGPLVNRHRPSVDVLFKSVAKHVGRNAKAFLLTGMGADGAAGLLEIRQAGGRTIAQDEASSVVFGMPREAIERGAAEKILSLGDVPSEILAG; this is translated from the coding sequence ATGATATACGTATATATTATAGATGATTCCGCTGTAGTCCGATCCGTACTCAAACAAGTTTTAGAAATGAATTCTGACATAAAGGTAATTGGATCTTCTCCCGATCCCGTGTTTGCATTGGAGAAACTCGGAAAATCCGAAAGATGGCCTGATGTGATCGTTTTGGATATTGAAATGCCTAGAATGGATGGGATCAGTTTTTTAAAAAAGATCATGCATACACACCCTACTCCGGTTTTAATCTGCTCTTCTCTTGCAGAAGAATCTTCTGAAACAGCTTGGGTTGCTTTAAAAGAAGGTGCAGTAGGAATTGTAACCAAACCTAAAATCGGGCTAAAAGACTTTTTAGAAGATTCAGCTATTTATTTGGGAGAATGTATTCGTTCTGCTTCCATTTCTAAATTGAAACATCAAATTTCGGCTCCTTCTCCCAAAACGAACGGACTTGATTTTACAAAAATTGCAACTACTGATAGGATCATTGCGATTGGAACATCCACAGGTGGAACAATAGCGTTAGAGGATATTCTTACTTCTCTTCCCGCAAATAGCCCAGGTATAGTGATCGTGCAACATATGCCTGAAAAATTCACAGAAGCATTTGCAAATCGTTTAGATAAGATCTGCAAAATTACTGTAAGAGAAGCAAAAGACGGAGATCGTATCCAAGAAGGGATCGCACTTATTGCCCCAGGGAATAAACATATGGAAGTTGTAGGAAGTGGAGCTCAATTTATTGTAAGGATCACAGACGGACCGCTCGTAAATCGTCATAGACCTTCTGTGGATGTATTATTCAAATCAGTTGCAAAACATGTAGGACGTAACGCAAAAGCATTTTTACTTACAGGTATGGGAGCAGATGGTGCCGCAGGACTTTTAGAAATCAGGCAAGCAGGCGGAAGAACAATTGCACAGGATGAGGCAAGTTCTGTTGTATTTGGAATGCCAAGAGAAGCGATAGAAAGAGGAGCTGCGGAAAAAATACTTTCCTTAGGAGATGTTCCTTCCGAGATTCTCGCCGGTTGA